The Acidobacteriota bacterium genomic sequence TGCGCGCTCGTGTCGAGGGCGAAGTAGCCGCTGGAGCGGTCCACGCCCACGTCGTCGATCTCGCCGTTTCGTCCGATGGTGAAACGGACGACGACCGAGCCGGTGACGTGTTGATTGTTGTCCCACCGCCTGCGGATCAACTCGATCATCGTCGACAGGTATCGAGGACAGCAGAAGTCCCCGACATCGAGCTCGGCGCCGTTTCCCCCGAGCCCGCCCCCCGAGAGCCCGACGCCCATCCCTTCGACCCCCGTATCGGCCATCGCCCGTCCCTCGCGGGCCGGCGGGCCCCGGGGGCGGGGTACGAAGCGGGGCGCGGGCCGGGGCGGGGGGGCCGCGCCCGCCCGGGCCCCCCCCCCGCCCCGCCTCTCCGCCCGCCCCCCCCCCCCCCCCCCCCCCCC encodes the following:
- a CDS encoding energy transducer TonB; translated protein: MADTGVEGMGVGLSGGGLGGNGAELDVGDFCCPRYLSTMIELIRRRWDNNQHVTGSVVVRFTIGRNGEIDDVGVDRSSGYFALDTSAQRAVLLTRALPPLPRDYPDDDLPVRLTFEYQP